A window from Triticum aestivum cultivar Chinese Spring chromosome 6D, IWGSC CS RefSeq v2.1, whole genome shotgun sequence encodes these proteins:
- the LOC123145435 gene encoding uncharacterized protein: protein MTAKEFEELALNGHNYPTWAMDIKISLASRGIARAIQPPETPLPAGATPLTEQQNYAALFIIRHHIHPDLKSEYLQEESPSTLFLALKTRYEQQKAVVLPEALHDWTHLRLQDFKSIGEYNHAVHKICSKLRFCEKEPTEGEKIEKTLSTMLPSDRILQQQYRARNYTVYSELIHMLLQAEKHDELLAKNGSQRPVGAQPLPEVHLNVANRQKFNGTPRGKQSNFEHKRKRNGNRRSRYPGKGKGTSKPRLDKSKLCNKCGCSTHSTEKCTMPKHLVMLYQQSQGRKAPQGKRFEANFNLHPDSAKGAGSSHDVPPGPSNAVVPYLPEATAEMENTLIEYTANNVFGDFD, encoded by the coding sequence ATGACTGCCAAAGAGTTTGAGGAGCTTGCCCTCAATGGCCACAATTACCCTACATGGGCTATGGACATCAAGATCAGTCTTGCGTCCCGTGGGATAGCGCGTGCAATACAACCCCCGGAGACTCCTCTCCCGGCTGGGGCCACGCCGCTGACAGAACAGCAGAACTATGCTGCCTTATTCATCATTAGGCACCATATTCATCCAGATCTCAAGTCTGAGTATTTACAGGAGGAATCTCCTAGTACTCTATTTCTGGCCCTCAAAACGAGGTATGAACAGCAGAAGGCAGTAGTCCTGCCAGAAGCACTCCATGATTGGACTCATCTCCGTCTTCAGGATTTCAAGTCCATCGGTGAGTACAATCATGCTGTTCATAAGATATGTTCCAAACTGCGCTTTTGTGAGAAGGAACCTACTGAGGGGGAGAAGATAGAGaaaactttgtctactatgctccCTTCAGATAGGATCCTCCAACAACAATACCGTGCTCGTAACTACACTGTCTATTCCGAGCTTATTCACATGTTACTTCAGGCTGAAAAGCATGATGAGCTACTTGCTAAGAATGGCTCTCAGCGCCCAGTTGGGGCACAACCTTTACCTGAAGTCCATCTGAATGTTGCAAATAGACAAAAGTTTAATGGTACCCCTCGGGGTAAACAATCCAATTTCGAGCATAAGCGAAAGCGCAATGGGAACAGGAGATCTAGATACCCAGGCAAGGGAAAAGGCACTTCAAAGCCCAGGCTTGATAAATCTAAGCTTTGCAACAAGTGTGGATGCTCCACGCATTCTACTGAAAAGTGCACAATGCCCAAGCATCTGGTTATGCTGTACCAGCAATCTCAGGGACGCAAAGCACCTCAAGGGAAAAGGTTTGAAGCCAACTTCAACCTTCATCCGGATAGCGCAAAAGGAGCTGGTAGttcgcacgatgttcctcctggaCCGAGCAACGCCGTGGTTCCTTATCTGCCTGAGGCTACTGCTGAAATGGAGAACACGTTGATTGAGTACACCGCAAACAACGTGTTTGGCGACTTCGACTAG